Part of the Phragmites australis chromosome 23, lpPhrAust1.1, whole genome shotgun sequence genome is shown below.
TGTGCCCCCTTGGCCGCCTCCCTCCCGTGCTCACAAGGCAAGACCCCCCTCTCACTGCCTCTCCCCTGCCTTTCTTTCCAGCCATGGTTTCTTCTTCCCTCTCcgttcttctctctccctctgtgtTCTTTTCCTCTCTGTCTTGCTGTCCTCACGAAGATGAAGTGCTCTGCTCGTATCCTTTAGGTAGCACGTTCTTATCTTTTCTAGTGGGTCCCACCACAATAAAGGTCTTCAGCGAGCTACTGAGAGGCACTCAGACCAAAGAGCAGGCCACGTTTCTACCTTATCTCTCCTAGTGGGCCCCACCATAATAAAGTGATTTGAGCCAAATCTCAGTGATCGAGCTAAGCTTTTAGAACCAGCCCAGAATATTCCCAGAATATTCCGTTTTTATGTTTCCCGAATTTACCTCCGATTAAATcttccgaagcccgtttctccttcgtttcaactccgatttcgacgattctttcgccaatattcatctaaattcaagctcTATTTATTCATACCCTTTTAATATTTTCCAAATTTATTTACccttttatttgtatttatttgtgttttgtTCTATTGTTTGTCGCGCGTAGACGCCGGAGAgttcgtcgaggaggaggaggagctggtgcCAGGAACCCCGGAGTTCGAGcaggaccccctcgaggacttcgacgaaggcaagtctcaatccgtCTCCCTTTGACCATATTGAACTCAGATTTATAAACACAACCCGTAGCAGCTGTTTTATACCGATATAATGCATGCTATTTTACTAAATGTCTTATTTTAAACTGTTGCCTTAGTTATAACCTAATGTAGCTTAGTCAGCCGTTGGTTTGTACCATGTATGCTTAACCTTGTTAAACCTAGGATATCGTCTTAGTCATTTTACCTATACTTAGGCGATTACCTtgtactagcatgcttaggaatAATACTCTGTACCGTTACTTCATCCTTAATCATGTTTAGTTTTTCAAAGGTGTAAAACGTGGTGCTTGGTGTTGTGTGGGTGTGGTATGGTTTAAACATGCTGGTATGGTAGGGATAACATCTGAGTTGGGTTAGAGCTGGGGTGAACTAAGGATTCCTTCGGGGATGCCTAGGGAGTTGAGGCGCTGTCCGCGTGACAGGCTTCGTGCGGAGTGCTGTCTGTATGGCAGACTCCATGTGGAGATGTTCGCCCTGGttcgcttaaggaccgagttgatgtgacatcctacctagtattTTACTACAGCCACTCGACCTGTATGAGCAAGACTTAGCATAAATCCCACCAGCTAGTCTACTATCGCCTGTAGGCAGGTGTGCAGTGGGaaaccatggagcaggtgcaggcgATGCAAGCTTGGTGACCCGGTTGTAGGCCTAGCTAAGGTCAAGAACCCCTGGCTAGATCCCGTAGGCGGTTAGTGTGATGATGCTAgggtgggtaatggctttgttgagtcacATCTTTCACGACGGTGAAATATTGTtaaactcagcttgtgggtaaagtgtacaaactctgcagaggtaaacctattcgaatagccgtgtccacggtcatggacgaaCTACGGTTCGGTCACAGCAACTAGCGTGCGTGTGTGTGTTTTCCCTTGTGCGTGTGTGGGCAAGGTATGCCCTGTTTTGGAATATAGGTCCGGCCGGGTGCCGTGGGTTGCTGCGGACGGGGTGTCCGGCAACAATAAAACTTGGAAAACCCCTTAATGTTACTAATATTGTTACATTGCATTATTGAACTGTTTTATATCAAATGAACCCTGCATGTGTAAAacttagctttctgcaaaatACAACCTTACAGCTTATTCTTGTTATCCTCATATGCATGTATTCGTACCCCTGCCGTAGGGCAAAGGTtgggacttgttgagtacttttgtactcacccttgctgttgctttcagaggacgatccggacttcaccgaagCAGACGGTGAGGCCGACGAGTAGGTttggtcgcgtccgcacccgagttgcctgtggagtggcaTGCAGTCATGCTACCTTCGCTGTTTACTCTACTGTCGTGAACTGTTCTAATAATGCACATCTGTCTAGTGCTGTATGGCTGGTGGCTTATGCTTACCACCTCCTCGTGTGTATGACTAAGATATTATCTGTTGTAAAACTCTTATATACCAGCGACTGATCCAGTGACTGGTATAATAAAGGTCTTAAGAACCGAGGATAACCTGGGGCGCTtcaggtggtatcagagccatacttggCTGTAGGACGAGACCATAGGACTGGACGTAGTATTTTCATAAAAACTATATTGCAAAAGTTCTTGCTCTCATTCCTCCCTTTGAAAAACTCTTTAAAACTACGCTGatcctccccctcttttctGCAGATGGAAGAGCTTGGTTGGGTAACCGAGTACTGCCTCGACACTTTCGGCTTTCCCAAAGTGTTGTACGCTGCCATGACCAAGCTGGGAATCATGGAGCACCCGGAGTATGTTGGCCGAGAATTCGAGAAGTATGGCACCAAGCGCTACGAAGTGACAATTCATGTCGGAGCAAGCGAGTACTACCCCGACAAGAAGCCTTGGTGTGTGTCCACCACAGGGTTCAGGTTCAAAGGCACATATCAAGCTGTCGCCCGCAAGGCCCTGCGACACCTTTGTCAGATCTACGAGAGGCCTGTCGGACGCACTTCCATGAGGTTCTTTCCCCCTATGGTGAAAGAACGCCCTACTTGGATGGCCAGGATGAAGACCTTGGAAGGTCTCAGGATGCGGGAAAGTGACCCGACCGTTGTGGCCATGACTCGCTATCTGCTGGCCCTGGATGATCTATATGACCAGCAGGCAGTCGAGTTGAGGAAGTGCCTCTGCCGAGCAGAAGAAGATGAGACCCTCGCAAGTGCCCTGCGCGTCCAGCTCGCAGAAGCCAAGGCCCAGGCTGCAGAAGCCGAAAGCCCCATCGTCGCAATGGAGGAAGCAGCAAAGGCCGCCGAAGATCGCCACAACCGCCTGATCAGTGATGCCTATCTTACTGGTCATGCCAGAAGCAAGGTTCTCCATCTCCCTGGTCAGGAAAGACGCCTAGTGCTTGAAGGAACCCCAGTCTGTCCCATGGGAAGCCTCAAGAGGAAGTTTGCGGAGCATGTTCCAGCACCACCACTACCCTCACcccatgaagaagaagaagaagcacccctcccccTGACTCAGAGGTCCCCCAGCATATCGGATGAAGACGAGTACACTCCCCTCACTCCACCAGAAgaccctctccctctccctcctcccaaGGAGAGTGACGACGTCACCGGCCCCTCTGAAGCTTAGAGCTCCGGAGGAAGTAGGATGAAGCCTTTTGGTCCGAGTCTAGCATGAGTCATGCTTTTGTACCCCTCCTGCTTTTGTATCCCCTTATGTGTCATGGAGTAGTTCGTGTAGTCCCCGCTAGTGTTGTAACCTGTACCCCGCCCCCTTTATATAAATCAAGTTTGTGCCATGGTTGTTTGCCCTTGagtgtgtttttctttgtgtgctAAGCAAGACCTTGGTCTTGTGATCTTTAAAAGCAATTTGTTTTAAAACAAAACAACCTTAGTATCTGCTCTCAGCTTATGCTTTTTCCTCTCTCCTCAAACAGATGGTAAACACGAGGAACACTGGAAACCAGAAGCAGCTAAGCAACAACCAGCAGCGGCCAAGCAACAATGTGGCAGATAACTTGAGCTAGCATGGCGAGAGTGAATCAGAAAATCAAGAGGAAAATCATCAAAGTCAAAGTCTGCCAAACCCACCAATCCCTGACTTGGCAGCAGTGATGGCACAACAAACCCATCTGTTGATAGCTTTAGCAGAAGGTTTAAACCAGCCCCGTCATCAGCCCCAAGGACTTCCAAACAAGATGGCAGAATTTGTCAGAATCAAGCCCCCAACCTTTGCAGGATCTGAGAATCCAATGGATGCTGATGATTGGTTAAGGAACATTCAGAGGAAGCTGGATGCAATCAACTATGTGGGCAGAGACAGAGTTCTCCTTGCCTCCCATCAGCTGTCCGGCACAGCTTTGGCTTGGTGGGAGAACTACTGCGAAGCTACTGAAGATGCTGCAGCAATCACTTGGAGAGAGTTCGTCGAGGAGTTCCGTCGGTATCATGTACCGGAGGGAACCATGCAGTTTAAGGCAGATGAGTTCAGGAACTTGAAGCAAGGCAGCATGACCGTTAATGAGTATCACAGGAAGTTTATTGAGTTGTCCCGCTATGCACCAGAAGAAGTCTCCACCGATAAGAAGAAGCAGAACATGTTCAAGAAGGGTTTAGAAAGCAACCTGAAGGCACAAATGACACCTCACTTATACCCAGAGTTCAACACCCTCATCAACATGACAATCTTAGCTGAAGAAGCCAACAAAGAACTAAGTCAAGACAAGAAGCGCAAGTTTGTAGCTCTCAGGGCCCAGCAGCAAGACAAATCTCAGAAGTTCAAGCGCCCAGTCTACTCTGGTCAGAAGCCTCAATCCACCATGCAGTTCAGAACTCAGGCCTCCTCCTCTCAGCAGCAGAAATCGTCATACTGCAGCCAGAGTTACGGCAAGAGTCAGTAGAACAGTGGCAGTCAGGTGTTCAACACCAGCAAGGCCTGTTTCAACTGTGGTGAAACTGGTCACTTTATAGCCAACTGTCCCCACAAGGCAAAGCAAGCAGTGTCAGTGCAGTCCAACACAATCAATGGACCCCGACCGGCAATGTCTGGGGCCAATCGTGGAGCCTCTCATGCTCCTAACCAGCAGGCAAGGTCACAGCAGACCTTCGGGCGTGCTAGAGTCAACCACATCCACGCCCAGGAAGCCCAAGCTGCACCAGGAGTTGTGCTCGGTGAGTTCCTTGTGGAATCAATTCTTGCATCAGTACTGTTTGATTctagagcatcacattctttcatatcatcaagTTTTGTGAAAAAGCATAATCTACCTACAGTACTGCTTAAAGACCCCCTAGTAACTAGATCACCCGGAGCCGACATTATCTGTTAGCTGGGATGCTCGCGGGTAAGGATATCTATAAGTGGGGTAGTTTTTCTAGCAAACCTAGTGGTGCTTAAGTCCAAAGGGATAGatgtaatccttggaatggactGGTTAACCCAGCATGATGGCACCATAGCCTGTGCAGCTAGAGCAGTGACCCTAACAAATCATGAAGGGACACAAGTAACTTGTCATACACTTGGGTGTAAACCTAATCCCATAGTGTATAGCTTAGAGGCCAAGAGCCTTGAAGAAGTGCCAGTAGTGGATGAATATCCGGATGTTTTCTCTGATGAGTTACCgggtatgccaccagaccggGATGTTGAGTTCATCATTGACCTCCTCCCCGGAACAGCCCCATAGCAAAGAGACCATACCGTATGGCAGCCGGAGAGCTAGCAAAGCTGAAAGAACAGTTGAGAGAACTTCAGCAGAAAGAATACATCAGACCCAGTTCATCACCCTGGGGATCACCAGTTCTCTTTGTTAAGAAGAAAGATGGCAGTCAAAGGTTATGTGTGGATTACAGATCCTTAAATGaagtaaccatcaagaacaagtatcatTTGCCAAGGACTGATGACctctttgatcagttgaaaggagccaAGTTTTTCTCCAAGATCGACCTGAGATCAGGGTATTATCAGATGAAGATAAGTGAAGGAGATATATCAAAAATAGCCTTTGTGACCTGTTATAGACAGTATGAGTTCACAGTTATGCCTTTTGGTCTAACCAATACaccagcatacttcatgaacCTTATGAATAAGGTGTTCATGGAAGAGTTGGATCAATTTGTCGTAGTCTTCATTGACGACATATTGATTTACTCTAAGAGTACCCAAGAGCACGAGCAGCATCTGAGAGTGGTTTTGGAAAAGCTCAGAGCACAtaagttgtatgctaagttcagcaaatgtgagttttggcttgaGAAAGTTGCCTTCCTTGGGCATGTGTTAACAGCAGAAGGAGTTGCAGTGGATCCTGAAAAAGTAGAAGCAGTTGCCAACTGGTCTCAGCCAACCAATGCGATCGAGATcagaagctttcttggattggcgggttattactgccggttcattGAAGGATTCTCCAAGATAGCAAGACCAATGACAGAGCTGCTTaagaaagataagaagtttGAATGGACGCAGGCATGTGAGAAAAGTTTTCAAGAGTTAAGAGAAAGGCTGACGACCGCCCCAGTGCCTGTCTTACCAGATATCCATCAGGACTTTGTGGTATACTGTGATGCATCTAGGCGAGGCctaggatgtgtgcttatgcagagTGGCAAGGTAGTAGCTTATGCCTCTCGGCAGCTCAAACCCAATGAACAGAACTACCCGACCCATGATCTAGAGTTAGCAGCAGTTGTCCATGCTCTCAAGATCTGGAGACATTATCTAATTGGAAACAAGTGTGAGATCTATACAGATCATAAGagtctgaagtatatcttcacccaacctGACTTGAACTTGAGACAGAGAAGATGGTTGGAGTTGATTAAGGATTATAATCTGGAAATCCTTTATCATCCAGgcaaagcaaatgttgtggcagaTGCTTTGAGCTGGAAAGTTTACAATAATCACCTAGAGGCCCGAAGTGCCCCACTGCGGTCAGAGTTACAGAAGCTCAACCTGCAGATAATACCTCAATCTCATCTCCATAACTTGAGTGTACAACCCACCTTAGAAGATCAAGTCAAGCAAGCTCAGCAAAAAAATCGAGAGTTAATGAAGATCAATAGGAACACTGGTGAAGATAAAGCTCCAAACTTTAGAGTTGATGAAGGAGTTTTGTGGCATAAAGATAGGCTCTGTGTTCCCCAAGAAGGAAATTTCCGGGAAGTAATCCTGGATGAGGCTCATAACTCAGCATATTTCATTCACCCAGGTGCCACCAAAATGTACATGGACCTGAAAAAGAGGTattggtggaatggaatgaaggCAGATATAGCCAAGTTTGTTGCCCAGTGTGACATCTGTTAGAGAGTCAAGGCAGAGCATCAGAAACCTGCTGGCCTACTTCAGCCTTTGCCTATTCCAGTATGAAAATGGGATGAGAtaggcatggatttcatagttggtCTCCCTAAAACCAAGAAAGGAAATACCTCTGTATGGGTTATAGTGGACCGTCTCACCAAAGTAGCTCACTTTATACCTGTACGAACCAACTATGGTGGAGATAAGTTAGCTCAGCTATACATCGATAACATAGTAAAGCTACATGGTGTTCCTAGCAGAATAGTATCTGATAGAGGTACCCAGTTTACCTCAAGGTTCTGGAAGAGTTTACACACAGCTTTGGGAACTAAGCTGGACTTCAGTACCGCttatcatcctcaaacagatggtcagacagaaagagtcaatcaaatccttgaagatatgttgagagcttgtgtTTTAACCTATGGAAAGGATTGGAAAGCAAGTCTAGcttatgcagagttctcctacaataacagctatcaggctagtttgaagatgtcaccTTTTGAAGCTCTGTATGGCAGAAAATACAGAACACCTTTGATGTGGTCAGAAGTTGGAGAGCGTACCCTGTTGGGACCAGCCCTTATCAAAGAAGCTGAAGACCGTGTGGCAGAAATCAGAGAAAAGTTAAAGGCAACTCAGTCCCGTCAGAAGAGTTATTCAgataaaagaagaagagatctaGGCTTCCAAGTTGGAGAGTTTGTATATCTGAAAGTTTCACCAATACGGGGAACTCATCGGTTCCGAGTGCGTGGAAAGTTAGCTCCTCGGTATATTGGACCGTATGAAGTGTTACAGAAAGTTGGTACAGTTGCATACAAGATACAGCTACCCCCAGAGTTGGCAGATGTTCATGAAGTCTTCCATGTATCTCAGCTGAAGAAGTGTTTGAGAGTTCCAGAAGAACAAGTTACAGAAGATACCCTGGATCTACAGGATGACCTTCGATATCAAGAGGTTCCAGTAAAAATCTTGGATGTTGTCTCTCGCAAGACCAGAGGATCAACAGTCTGTTTGTGCAGAGTTCAGTGGAGCAGGCATACAGAAGCAGAATCAACTTGGGAACGAGAGGATGCCCTAAGGAAAGAGTTTCCATCCCTGTTTGAGGAAGTCCCCGAATCTCAAGGTCGAGATTCTCtctaagtggggtaggtttgtaacatcccaattttCGGCCAATTAAATTTCAAAAATGCATTCAAATAAAACTTTGCAAAATCATCTCCAAATCCTTTCCCccccccctttcctcctcccttccAGCACGCCTCCTTCTTTCCCTTCCTCCCGCGTGCGCCGTGGACCCCGCTGAGCCCCCACCTCTGCTGCCACCGACAAGTTGCCGTGCCGCCCTTTCCTAGCTtacccccttctccttctctgcGTGGTCGCCGCGCACCGTGTCGGTGACGGACGCACAGCTCCCGCATGAACCAAGCCGAGTACGGCCGCCATTAAGGTACGCCGGCCACCGTCCTCGCccatcctcccctccctcgCTCCCTGCCGTCGGTACACATCCACCATACCGCCGCCATACCCCATTGCCCTTTCCCCTGCCATGCCCGTCACATCTCGCAGCTCGACCGACAGCCACGCGCGGCAAGAGCTGACCACCGGACGTCCTCCGATTGCCCGTTGTCGCCGCTCGCCCCTCCTTCTTCGTTGGTCAGCGCTGCAGCACCAGCACGTGTACActggagctcaccgggcaaccgCTGTCGGCTACTGACCCCGACCACCCCGTGCCTCTTCTCCACGCCCAGGCACGCCAGCGTACGAGCTGTCCCCGCGCCTGCAACTGCCTTCAAAGCGCCGGACGGTGAGCCCGTCCTCGCCGCTGACCCGAGCACAATGGCCGTCCGTGCCACTGTCCTTTTCTCCGGCAAGCTCTACCTCTCACCCTCGCCTATAAAAAGGCAGTGCCGAGCTCTGTGCCCCCTTGGCCGCCTCCCTCCCGTGCTCACAAGGCAAGACCCCCCTCTCACTGCCTCTCCCCTGCCTTTCTTTCCAGCCATGGTTTCTTCTTCCCTCTCtgttcttctctctccctctgtgtTCTTTTCCTCTCTGTCTTGCTGTCCTCACGAAGACGAAGTGCTCTGCTCGTATCCTTTAGGTAGCACGTTCTTATCTTTTCTAGTGGGTCCCACCACAATAAAGGTCTTCAGCGAGCTACTGAGAGGCACTCAGACCAAAGAGCAGGCCACGTTTCTACCTTATCTCTCCTAGTGGGCCCCACCATAATAAAGTGATTTGAGCCAAATCTCAGTGATCGAGCTAAGCTTTTAGAACCAGCCCAGAATATTCCCAGAATATTCCGTTTTTATGTTTCCCGAATTTACCTCCGATTAAATcttccgaagcccgtttctccttcgtttcaactccgatttcgacgattctttcgccaatattcatctaaattcaagctcTATTTATTCATACCCTTTTCATATTTTCCAAATTTATTTACccttttatttgtatttatttgtgttttgtTCTATTGTTTGTCGCGCGTAGACGCCGGAGAgttcgtcgaggaggaggaggagctggtgcCAGGAACCCCGGAGTTCGAGcaggaccccctcgaggacttcgacgaaggcaagtctcaatccgtCTCCCTTTGACCATATTGAACTCAGATTTATAAACACAACCCGTAGCAGCTGTTTTATACCGATATAATGCATGCTATTTTACTAAATGTCTTATTTTAAACTGTTGCCTTAGTTATAACCTAATGTAGCTTAGTCAGCCGTTGGTTTGTACCATGTATGCTTAACCTTGTTAAACCTAGAATATCGTCTTAGTCATTTTACCTATACTTAGGCGATTACCTtgtactagcatgcttaggaatAATACTCTGTACCGTTACTTCATCCTTAATCATGTTTAGTTTTTCAAAGGTGTAAAACGTGGTGCTTGGTGTTGTGTGGGTGTGGTATGGTTTAAATATGCTGGTATGGTAGGGATAACATCTGAGTTGGGTTAGAGCTGGGGTGAACTAAGGATTCCTTCGGGGATGCCTAGGGAGTTGAGGCGCTGTCCGCGTGACAAGCTTCGTGCGGAGTGCTGTCTGTATGGCAGACTCCATGTGGAGATGTTCGTCCTGGTTCGCTTAAGaaccgagttgatgtgacatcctacctagtctttTAGTACAGCCACTCgacctgtatgggcaggacttggcATAAATCCCACCAGCTAGTCTACTATCGCCTGTAGGCAGGTGTGCAGCGGGaaaccatggagcaggtgcaggcgATGCAAGCTTGGCGACCCGGTTGTAGGCCTAGCTAAGGTCAAGAACCCCTGGCTAGATCCCGTAGGCGGTTAGTGTGATGATGCTAGGGTGGGTAATAGCTTTGTTGAGTCACATCTTTCACGACGGTGAAATATTGTtaaactcagcttgtgggtaaagtgtacaaactctgcagaggtaaacctattcgaatagccgtgtccacggtcatggacgaaCTACAGTTCGGTCACAGCAACTAGCGTGCGTGTGTGTGTTTTCCCTTGTGCGTGtgtgggcaaggtgtgccctGTTTTGGAATATAGGTCCGGCCGGGTGCCGTGGGTTGCTGCGGACGGGGTGTCCGGCAACAATAAAACTTGGAAAACCCCTTAATGTTACTAATATTGTTACATTGCATTATTGAACTGTTTTATATCAAATGAACCCTGCATGTGTAAAacttagctttctgcaaaatACAACCTTACAGCTTATTCTTGTTATCCTCATATGCATGTATTCGTACCCCTgccgtagggcaagggttgggacttgttgagtacttttgtactcacccttgctgtTGCTTTCAGAGGAtgatccggacttcaccgaagCAGACGGTGAGGCCGACGAGTAGActtggtcgcgtccgcacccgagttgcctgtggagtggcaTGCAGTCATGCTACCTTCGTTGTTTACTCTGCTGTCATGAACTGTTCTAATAATGCACATCTGTCTAGTGCTGTATGGCTGGTGGCTTATGCTTACCACCCCCTCGTGTGTATGACTAAGATATTATCTGTTGTAAAACTCTTATATACCAGCGACTGATCCAGTGACTGGTATAATAAAGGTCTTAAGAACCGAGGATAACCTGGGGCGCTtcaggtggtatcagagccatacttggCTGTAGGACGAGACCATAGGACTGGACGTAGTATTTTCATAAAAACTATATTGCAA
Proteins encoded:
- the LOC133906004 gene encoding uncharacterized protein LOC133906004, producing MWSEVGERTLLGPALIKEAEDRVAEIREKLKATQSRQKSYSDKRRRDLGFQVGEFVYLKVSPIRGTHRFRVRGKLAPRYIGPYEVLQKVGTVAYKIQLPPELADVHEVFHVSQLKKCLRVPEEQVTEDTLDLQDDLRYQEVPVKILDVVSRKTRGSTVYAGEFVEEEEELVPGTPEFEQDPLEDFDEGKSQSVSL